TGTGTAGTCTGTGCAGTTGGCAAGCGAGCTTATTCAGCTTCTCAGTAAAGTTTTGGTTCACAGGATTCTTGTTATTTTTGGGAAATCCATCTGCAGTAtcaatcttcttccattttataccatctCCGGCATTCTCGTACCACTCATAATGGTCTCCATATCTAGCATTATTTATTCTGAGTACAAGAGGAGCTTTTATAAAACTTGCATTTTTGTCATAGTCTTTGTGATAGTAAGTTGTTATCTCCCACACCACTGGATTTCTAATATTAAATGAAGTAGGCTTTCCACCGACACCCTCTTCTATCTTAAGAAGTCTTCCACCATAATTAGGATTGATTATCCATATAGAATTTTTCCAACTGTGGGTACAATATTCGTAATTGGTACCTTTAAGAGTTCCTCCTTTGACCTCAATTCGATTATCGTCCTGACATGGACCTGCACTACCCGTTTCGTTATTAGGGCATTTATTCCTTATATCTATTCCTTTTGGAGGCATTCATAATGCTACTTTATTCCCAATGCCTCACTTTATATGTCTCAAATTGTGATACTCAAGTACTATCTTTGTTCAGTATTCacattccattcatcctcccttgtaactagctcaccgtcagaaagactatccacagaacaagatgaacagctatcaacacagtcttcagtagtacagtatggaGTATAAAGAGTCCACAGTCACACTAATGACTTCTTCTGTCCTCCATTCCTGTCATCTCATAGACTCTCGCTAATCCACTCTTTTGGATCTCATATTTCCGTCAATGTTCTCCCATATAACTTACCATTATCTCCAAGAGCTGTTTCAAGCTTGGATTTTAGGGATGCAACTTCATCGTTGAGACTGGCAACAATATTTGGATCCGTCAGACTAGCTTCTacattcttctttatcCTTTCAATCCACGAAGAGCTGCCTCCTCCAGCCTACGCATTCGGTTCTATGGAACAACTAGACACACCTGTAGCTTTGTATCTTTAATCTCCTCAATGAGAAGGTCATACTCCTGTCGTAGCTTTGCATAGTCCTCGTTTAGCCGCTCAAACTCTTCGTTCCTTTTGCCGATCTCGGCCTTGAGGCCATCATGTTCCCCGTACAACTGTTTAAAGGCGTCCTTTAAAAGGTCTACATGTCTATGTGAACGAGTCGCAATGTGTAGCTCTTCCAAGCGGAAGGAGATGTGTAAAGACGGTAATAGAAGGTGTGAAGGCACAGTTGTGGACAGAGAGGCAACAGTACGAGGGGAGAGCACAGACGACTTACCGTACTTTGGTTTGATTGTCTTGTATTTCTCCTCAAAGGCCATAATATTGGCTGGAGATGTGCAAAAGTTTCGACTGGGTACGGGGCCCCGATATTGGAGGGAGACGCGGATTTGGCCAATATCGAGAGGAGCTCACCCAAGGGCTACACACGGGTGGATGGAGAGCTGGCAGGTCGTCAAGGGCCGCTAGGCTAGAAGATGGCTGGGGTAGTGCGAAGAAAATTCCACAGAAAAGAGACACAGGAGTCTAGAAAATACACAAAAGACAGACCGTCGATTTGACGGTGTTGACAGGTGATTTCGAGGCTATAACTCTTTACTCCGGAGACTTATTGTACCTTGATGCGGATTTGATGCCCAGAATGGACCACATCGGCTCATGGAGAGAAATTGGCCAACGTCTGTGCCGATCCAGTCATACCCCATGATGGAATTGGCAGACCCGATTGACTATTTCATGATTCCACCAGACTTTATATTTAAGTAAAATTTCAAAGCAGATTTATAGTTTTGAAAGGTAAGTCTAGTATACGACACGCAGGACTGGTCCTTTTCCCAAGGAGTTGCCGACGTTGGCCCCAACGGTTATGGCCACAGGACTTTGCGGCGGCCCTAGCGCTGCCAGTCCGTGAATCCCTTGGCTCATGGATCAAGATTGACGGAATTGCCAAGTGGTAGCTCACGGTGACGGAGGAATGGGCCATGGCCGTGTCCCCCTTATGGTTTTGTGAATACGCCCTAGACACACCACGTAAACAAAATACACTGACATTTAGGCCCGTGTATCGTATTTTAAAATGGCAAAGCTTTCAAAGCaggagaagaaaaagtTGTACTTTGACAAGTTGACCCATTTGGTCAAGACTTACCCAAAGATTTTGATTGTCAGCGTGGATCATGTCGGATCCAAGCAGATGGCCACGGTCCGCCACTCCCTTAGAGGGTTGGCCACTATATTGATGGGTAAAAACACCATGATTAGGACAGCCTTGCACAAAAACTTTGAGGACTCTCCAGAGATTGAAAAAATTGCTCAATGCATGAAGCTCAACACTGGCTTTGTGTTCTGCGAGGCTGACCCATTGGAGGTCCGTGATGTTATCTTGCAGAACAAGGTTCCAGCTCCAGCACGTCAAGGTGTCATTGCACCATCTGATGTCTTCATCCAAGCTGGCTCTACTGGTTTGGATCCATCACAGACATCTTTCTTCCAAGCTCTCGGTATTTCAACAAAGATTGTCAAGGGACAAATTGAAATTCAAAACGAGGTCCACTTGATTAAAAAGGATGACAAGGTCACTGCCTCCGGCGCTACATTGTTGCAAAAGCTCAACATTAAGCCATTCTCATATGGTCTCAAAGTAGAAAAGATTTATGACAGCGGCGCTCTCTCTGACGCTAGCGTTTTGGATGTTACAGATGAGGACATTTTCAGCTGCATGAAGTTGGGTGTAAGC
This region of Theileria equi strain WA chromosome 1, complete sequence genomic DNA includes:
- a CDS encoding hypothetical protein (encoded by transcript BEWA_031580A), translating into MAFEEKYKTIKPKYDLLKDAFKQLYGEHDGLKAEIGKRNEEFERLNEDYAKLRQEYDLLIEEIKDTKLQAGGGSSSWIERIKKNVEASLTDPNIVASLNDEVASLKSKLETALGDNGKLYGRTLTEI
- a CDS encoding 60S acidic ribosomal protein P0, putative (encoded by transcript BEWA_031590A~predicted by EVM3), whose translation is MAKLSKQEKKKLYFDKLTHLVKTYPKILIVSVDHVGSKQMATVRHSLRGLATILMGKNTMIRTALHKNFEDSPEIEKIAQCMKLNTGFVFCEADPLEVRDVILQNKVPAPARQGVIAPSDVFIQAGSTGLDPSQTSFFQALGISTKIVKGQIEIQNEVHLIKKDDKVTASGATLLQKLNIKPFSYGLKVEKIYDSGALSDASVLDVTDEDIFSCMKLGVSYVNALSRQIGFPTSLSVDHTLIEAFKNCAALALDSDYVFPEIKTLKEFLDNPEAALAAAAASAPAAAAAAPAAKKEEPEEEEEDEDLGFSLFD